Proteins encoded in a region of the Pseudomonas denitrificans (nom. rej.) genome:
- a CDS encoding YjbF family lipoprotein: MNALRLPLLASLAASLCACNPLMQGSLNTLGASLSRPAPLELTRAQVEALPYYQIQVTTEYGSAVMALVRNQGDLQYWRTSSGQFLLLQDGVVVRTLGFPNDLLSTRLSADSPFHRGLHQITDGQQSQRSVDLGPDYQLGVLVNGNLSHGGTETIRVLDQDLALLRIDEQLSAPIDGMSSTNRYWVDPKDGFILQSQQQVAPGLNVTITQLRPLRGQP, translated from the coding sequence ATGAACGCCCTTCGCTTGCCGCTGCTGGCCTCTCTGGCCGCCTCGCTGTGCGCCTGCAATCCCCTGATGCAAGGCTCCCTGAACACCCTCGGCGCCAGCCTCAGCCGCCCAGCGCCGCTGGAGCTGACCCGCGCTCAGGTCGAAGCCCTGCCCTATTACCAGATTCAGGTCACCACCGAGTACGGCTCGGCGGTGATGGCCCTGGTACGCAACCAGGGCGACCTGCAGTACTGGCGCACTTCTTCAGGCCAATTTCTGCTGCTGCAGGATGGCGTCGTGGTGCGCACCCTGGGCTTCCCGAATGACCTGTTGAGCACAAGGCTCAGCGCTGATTCGCCCTTCCACCGGGGGTTGCACCAGATCACCGACGGCCAGCAGAGCCAACGCAGCGTCGATCTCGGACCTGATTATCAGCTGGGCGTCCTCGTCAACGGCAATCTCTCCCACGGCGGCACCGAGACCATACGTGTTCTCGATCAAGACCTGGCTCTCCTGCGCATCGACGAGCAGTTGAGTGCGCCCATCGACGGAATGTCGTCGACCAATCGCTACTGGGTCGATCCCAAGGACGGTTTCATCCTGCAGAGCCAGCAGCAGGTCGCACCGGGGTTGAACGTCACCATTACCCAACTGCGCCCACTCCGGGGGCAACCATGA
- a CDS encoding polysaccharide biosynthesis/export family protein, whose protein sequence is MIRPLSVAILTALALQGCMFSPGQYLDTGRLTQEDSAESSRVQLVQITPKLLTVEAATQRTESIPTELTSFHPESYQIGAGDLLYITVWDHPELTSPAGQQQQTDANGRLVRPDGTLFYPYIGTLQVAGHTIEDVRKTISLALSAYVEEPQVDIAILRFASQRVLLNGAFIKAGPQAITTTPLTLMEAIGAAQLDTVNADLSGLTLQRDNQVYPLNLDALNTAQGSDLYGLYLKDGDRIYLPYNDRKKVYLMGEVNAPRALTFKTRDMNLADALGSVGGLNQTTASGKAVYVIRGVENLEQERATVFQLDANSPTAFILAQQFQLQPQDVVYVGPAGVTRWNRLISQLVPSAGILGTGSTVQRNLNNN, encoded by the coding sequence ATGATTCGTCCATTGTCCGTCGCTATCCTTACCGCCCTCGCCTTGCAAGGCTGCATGTTCTCCCCCGGCCAGTACCTGGATACCGGGCGACTGACGCAGGAAGATTCGGCTGAATCCAGCCGCGTCCAACTGGTGCAGATCACTCCCAAACTGCTCACGGTCGAAGCCGCGACGCAAAGAACGGAGTCGATCCCGACGGAGCTGACCAGCTTCCACCCCGAGAGCTATCAGATCGGCGCCGGTGACCTGCTTTACATCACCGTGTGGGACCACCCCGAGCTCACCTCTCCGGCTGGCCAGCAACAACAGACCGACGCCAACGGGCGACTGGTCCGGCCCGACGGCACGCTGTTCTACCCCTACATTGGCACCTTGCAGGTCGCCGGTCACACCATCGAAGACGTCCGCAAGACCATCAGCCTGGCGCTCTCGGCCTATGTGGAAGAGCCGCAGGTCGATATCGCCATCCTGCGCTTCGCCAGCCAGCGCGTGCTGCTCAATGGCGCCTTCATCAAGGCCGGGCCACAAGCGATCACCACGACGCCGCTGACCCTGATGGAAGCCATCGGTGCCGCCCAGCTCGACACCGTCAATGCCGACCTCTCCGGCCTGACCCTACAGCGCGACAACCAGGTCTACCCCTTGAACCTGGATGCCCTGAATACAGCGCAGGGCTCCGACCTGTACGGCCTTTATCTGAAGGACGGCGATCGCATTTACCTGCCCTACAACGACCGCAAGAAGGTCTACCTGATGGGCGAGGTCAACGCCCCGCGCGCTCTGACCTTCAAGACTCGCGACATGAACCTGGCCGATGCGCTGGGCAGTGTCGGCGGCTTGAACCAGACCACGGCCAGCGGCAAGGCGGTTTATGTCATCCGCGGGGTCGAGAACCTCGAACAGGAACGCGCCACGGTCTTCCAGCTCGACGCCAACTCGCCCACCGCGTTCATCCTGGCCCAGCAGTTCCAGCTGCAGCCGCAGGACGTGGTCTACGTTGGCCCGGCCGGCGTGACGCGCTGGAACCGCCTGATCAGCCAGTTGGTGCCGTCCGCCGGCATCCTGGGCACCGGTTCGACCGTGCAGCGCAACCTCAACAACAACTGA
- a CDS encoding undecaprenyl-phosphate glucose phosphotransferase, translating to MNTLDRGILRPHQATISVLQKLLDLCVICFSMELVLIANKDHWDYSAVIATLFALVIFYLLSDFGQLYTSWRGERTREELRKVAGIWAVSFAGVAVADYLIPEITLLDAKGQVQWFSLVLISLGGYRMLLRSGLHALRRRGFNTRSIAIAGAGSLGQRLASNIASAPWMGLELAGFYDDVRREPVSLGKGKVQLPISGDLEKLVEQARAGKLDRVYITLPMRSEERIKWLVGQLSDTTVSVHIVPDVFVFDLLHARAQNIDGIPTISIFDSPMVGAGALVKRLEDIVLSTLILCLIAVPMLLISAAVKFTSPGSVFFKQKRYGIDGRSIEVWKFRSMRVMENGAKVTQATRNDSRITPVGAFLRRTSLDELPQFINVLLGDMSIVGPRPHAIAHNEEYRGQISSYMLRHKVKPGITGWAQVNGWRGETDTLEKMQKRVEFDLAYINNWSLWWDLKIVFLTLFKGFVHQNAY from the coding sequence ATGAACACCTTGGACCGCGGAATTCTCCGCCCCCATCAAGCCACTATCTCCGTCCTGCAAAAGCTGCTCGATCTTTGTGTCATCTGCTTCAGTATGGAACTGGTGCTCATTGCCAACAAAGACCACTGGGACTATTCAGCGGTCATCGCAACGCTGTTTGCCCTGGTTATCTTCTATCTGCTCAGCGACTTCGGTCAGCTGTACACCTCCTGGCGAGGTGAGCGAACGCGCGAAGAACTACGCAAGGTAGCCGGCATCTGGGCAGTCAGCTTCGCGGGAGTGGCTGTCGCTGACTATCTGATTCCTGAAATCACCCTGCTCGATGCAAAAGGTCAGGTTCAATGGTTTTCTCTGGTACTGATCAGCCTCGGTGGCTATCGCATGCTGCTGCGCTCCGGCCTGCATGCGCTGCGACGTCGCGGTTTCAATACCCGCTCGATCGCCATTGCCGGAGCCGGCTCGCTGGGGCAGCGCCTGGCCAGCAACATTGCCAGCGCTCCGTGGATGGGCTTGGAGCTCGCCGGCTTCTACGACGATGTTCGCCGTGAGCCAGTCAGCCTGGGCAAGGGAAAGGTCCAGCTCCCCATTTCCGGTGATCTGGAGAAGCTGGTCGAGCAAGCGCGCGCCGGCAAGCTGGATCGCGTCTACATCACCCTGCCTATGCGCAGCGAAGAGCGCATCAAGTGGCTGGTCGGGCAATTGAGCGATACCACCGTATCCGTGCACATCGTGCCCGATGTTTTCGTCTTCGACCTGCTCCACGCCCGCGCGCAGAACATCGACGGCATCCCCACCATCAGCATCTTCGACAGCCCCATGGTTGGCGCTGGCGCGCTGGTGAAGCGCCTGGAAGATATCGTGCTGTCCACACTGATCCTCTGCCTGATTGCAGTGCCAATGCTGCTGATCTCTGCGGCGGTGAAGTTCACCTCGCCGGGCTCGGTGTTCTTCAAGCAGAAGCGCTACGGCATCGACGGCCGCTCCATTGAAGTCTGGAAGTTCCGCAGCATGCGGGTGATGGAGAACGGCGCGAAAGTAACCCAGGCCACCCGTAACGACAGCCGCATCACCCCGGTCGGCGCCTTCCTGCGCCGCACGTCGCTGGATGAGTTGCCGCAGTTCATCAACGTGCTGCTCGGCGACATGTCCATCGTTGGTCCACGCCCCCATGCAATCGCCCACAACGAGGAATACCGCGGGCAGATCAGCAGTTACATGCTGCGTCACAAGGTCAAGCCGGGCATCACCGGGTGGGCGCAGGTGAATGGCTGGCGCGGGGAGACCGACACCTTGGAGAAGATGCAAAAGCGGGTGGAGTTCGACCTCGCCTACATCAATAACTGGTCACTCTGGTGGGACCTGAAGATCGTCTTCCTGACCCTGTTCAAGGGCTTCGTTCACCAGAACGCCTACTGA
- a CDS encoding glycosyltransferase family 4 protein encodes MIMNAQPTLEYPYKILHAAETIQGGVATYLETLDKTSPHDNHYLIPGNQRDCLAIDGSKLLLFKGDGRISRATHLFRVLHKALKQDRYDLIHLHSSLAGYLFVLRRLMLLRNPPAIYCAHGWSFLRQTSLLENLASKSLDLLTGMLSDGIIHISRTEQQRAAFIPNANQAIIYNPVDPHYLSGFPRHGNKSSNTVLFVGRLDHQKGFDLLYRAFTSPLLKDFRLLVAGSAVLEGCEYVATDNIQFLGWQDKNSLSELYEQAALTIMPSRWEGFGLVAIESLAKGTPVLVNQTGSLPEIVAPVGLVADLSSEETLIRHIKSALSTETARSPEELHDFVRQRFAPDRFARELSAFYARTLRLTV; translated from the coding sequence ATGATCATGAATGCTCAGCCTACCCTGGAATATCCATATAAAATATTGCATGCTGCGGAGACCATCCAGGGCGGTGTCGCCACCTATCTGGAGACTCTGGACAAGACATCGCCCCACGATAATCACTATCTGATCCCGGGCAACCAGCGCGACTGTCTCGCCATCGATGGTTCGAAGCTCCTGCTGTTCAAGGGCGATGGACGTATCAGCCGTGCAACTCATCTGTTCCGGGTACTGCACAAGGCACTAAAGCAGGATCGCTATGATCTGATTCACCTGCACAGTTCGCTAGCCGGCTACCTCTTCGTCTTGCGCCGGCTGATGCTGCTGAGGAATCCGCCTGCGATCTATTGCGCCCATGGCTGGTCGTTCCTACGCCAAACCTCGCTCCTGGAGAACCTGGCAAGCAAATCTCTGGACCTCCTCACCGGGATGCTCTCCGACGGCATCATTCATATTTCCAGGACAGAGCAGCAGCGGGCGGCATTCATTCCCAATGCCAATCAGGCGATCATCTACAACCCAGTCGACCCGCATTACCTTTCCGGATTCCCAAGGCACGGCAACAAGTCGAGCAATACGGTTCTTTTCGTTGGCCGGCTAGACCATCAGAAGGGGTTCGACCTTCTCTACCGAGCGTTCACCAGCCCGTTGCTCAAGGACTTCCGGCTTCTGGTCGCCGGCTCTGCCGTACTGGAAGGCTGTGAATACGTGGCCACCGACAATATTCAGTTCCTCGGATGGCAGGATAAGAATTCCCTGTCCGAACTCTATGAGCAAGCGGCACTGACGATCATGCCCTCTCGCTGGGAAGGCTTCGGACTGGTCGCCATCGAGTCCCTCGCCAAAGGCACTCCAGTGCTGGTCAATCAGACGGGCTCGTTACCGGAAATCGTCGCCCCCGTGGGACTGGTAGCGGACCTTTCCAGCGAAGAAACCTTGATAAGACATATTAAGAGCGCCCTCTCAACGGAGACGGCTCGATCACCTGAGGAACTACACGACTTTGTTCGCCAGCGCTTCGCACCCGACAGATTCGCCCGTGAGCTCTCGGCGTTCTACGCACGCACCCTGCGCCTCACTGTCTGA
- a CDS encoding CDP-glycerol glycerophosphotransferase family protein, with product MVFISATVLGYFAITFGYSAFCAVNALKKANISAPLASIISLAILRFLYLTDMVSGLQLQYQYLQQISAYSHFVSSTYSKRNKMLSLIKKLTHSTTVAGSQFALLLLANIIPKDKSLWVYGCLRGYSEGCAAIIEIAHKDGTHRNVWLYRSESERVALQQRGMSHYPLHSLRGYWYCLRANLAFIAYGFNDLNGTAIHGAKIINVWHGTPLKKIYFDSPQLLGSSIRKRVKRHLQSCFTRRIYIFPVSSEISRTRIESAFRLKPKVAVVVGEPRTDKVLLKANANHTEDLLINELLKLGPDRVLLYAPTWRAGSIQSDMQGFHDLVSLLEKHDKYVAFRAHPLDGNNPILKFNHRRVLLFPQNTYQDVNDYLWLFGALITDYSSIAIDFSLRSRSIYFFAPDIDSYHETQGLYESYDVFTDSSWHKDWHGLIQSIEKNWSNGVTQNNCSKKLLKRYHEFQDGQSALRTYELCKKLSNK from the coding sequence ATGGTATTTATTTCCGCCACGGTGCTGGGCTACTTTGCGATTACGTTTGGATATTCAGCGTTCTGCGCAGTGAACGCACTTAAAAAAGCAAATATCAGTGCGCCCCTCGCATCCATAATAAGCTTGGCAATTCTTCGATTCCTTTACCTAACCGACATGGTGAGTGGTTTACAACTGCAGTATCAATACCTGCAACAGATCTCTGCGTACAGTCACTTCGTATCTTCTACCTATTCAAAGCGAAACAAAATGCTCTCTTTAATTAAGAAGCTAACCCACAGTACTACAGTAGCAGGAAGTCAATTTGCCCTTCTATTGCTGGCAAACATAATCCCTAAAGATAAAAGCCTATGGGTTTATGGATGTCTTAGAGGCTACTCCGAGGGGTGCGCTGCTATCATCGAGATCGCGCATAAGGACGGGACGCATCGGAACGTCTGGCTTTATAGGTCGGAAAGTGAGCGTGTGGCCCTACAGCAAAGGGGGATGTCCCACTATCCACTTCATTCATTAAGAGGGTATTGGTATTGTCTACGGGCAAATCTGGCCTTCATAGCGTATGGATTCAACGATCTAAATGGCACAGCCATACATGGGGCAAAGATAATTAACGTCTGGCACGGAACTCCCCTCAAGAAAATATACTTCGACTCACCGCAACTGCTAGGCTCGTCGATTCGGAAACGTGTAAAACGCCACCTCCAGTCATGTTTCACACGACGCATATATATATTCCCCGTATCATCTGAGATATCTCGCACTCGTATAGAGTCAGCATTCAGACTTAAACCAAAGGTTGCCGTAGTAGTCGGCGAACCTCGAACAGACAAAGTTTTACTGAAAGCCAACGCAAACCACACAGAAGATTTATTGATCAATGAACTCCTTAAACTTGGTCCTGATCGAGTTCTACTCTATGCCCCGACCTGGCGTGCGGGTTCCATACAATCTGACATGCAGGGCTTCCACGACCTAGTTAGCCTTCTGGAAAAACACGACAAATACGTAGCATTCCGCGCACATCCTCTGGACGGAAATAATCCGATCCTGAAATTCAATCATAGACGCGTGCTGCTCTTCCCTCAAAATACATATCAAGACGTAAATGACTATCTTTGGCTTTTCGGTGCATTGATTACAGACTATTCATCCATCGCAATTGACTTCAGCTTACGAAGCAGGTCTATATATTTTTTTGCCCCAGACATAGACTCATACCATGAAACTCAAGGCCTCTACGAGTCATACGATGTATTTACAGACTCATCATGGCACAAAGACTGGCACGGACTGATACAAAGCATTGAAAAAAACTGGAGCAATGGTGTTACGCAGAACAATTGCTCCAAAAAACTACTCAAGCGTTACCACGAGTTCCAAGACGGACAATCTGCGCTTCGAACCTATGAACTCTGCAAGAAACTGTCTAACAAATGA
- a CDS encoding glycosyltransferase family 2 protein encodes MSSPLVSIIIPAYKAEHFITRCLNSCIEQSYPHIEVIVINDCSPDSTGFICDQFALINTNIRVIHNLKNEGPQLARPKGVSLARGELITFLDSDDSLASNAVELLVNEAIKTNADIVIGGYEIVSNRGSQYRTPPKTYSTTRTIGLNFSLNSHSDINGQNYIKKNTFRTSLFLKISSTGKTLYSIYSY; translated from the coding sequence ATGTCATCACCATTGGTTTCAATTATAATTCCCGCGTATAAGGCAGAGCATTTCATAACACGTTGTTTAAACAGTTGCATTGAGCAGTCTTACCCCCACATAGAGGTAATAGTTATAAATGATTGCAGCCCCGACTCCACAGGTTTTATTTGCGACCAATTTGCCTTAATTAATACAAACATCAGAGTCATCCATAATTTAAAAAATGAGGGTCCACAACTTGCACGTCCAAAGGGGGTATCTTTAGCACGCGGGGAACTGATTACTTTCTTAGATTCGGATGACTCGCTCGCGTCTAACGCTGTCGAACTGTTAGTTAATGAGGCAATAAAGACCAATGCTGATATTGTAATCGGAGGGTATGAAATCGTTTCAAATAGAGGCAGCCAGTATAGAACGCCCCCAAAAACATATTCAACGACGCGGACAATTGGATTGAATTTTTCTTTAAATTCCCATTCCGATATCAATGGGCAAAACTATATAAAAAAGAACACATTCAGAACATCTCTATTCCTGAAAATATCTTCCACGGGGAAGACCTTATATTCAATATACAGCTATTAA
- a CDS encoding flippase has protein sequence MTTLKHPPPDSPQEVKLGHVEKKRIIKNAIWLFLDKILRMGVGVIVSVWVARYLGPDQYGWFSYLLAFLALFGTISSLGLNGIVVREILEHREKQELILGTSLLLQLATGVMALIAMAFVIMLLRPEAKDPLLISALLGSILLLKSTETIKFWFEANLQAKYFVAVENGAFLIISACKVLAIYNNSSFIAFIYLTLAEAGLVSFGLLFIYKRVGGNVLNWRANLKTAQWLIRNSWPLVLSSVTIMIYMRIDQIMIGQLISDDAVGMFTAAVRISEVWYFIPTAVVTSIFPSILKSKKRSESEYLKKLQALYNYLTSISIALAIIVSFSSELIITKIYGKEYAEAGKVLSIHIWAGVFVFSGIASSKWFIIENLQKFTLSRTTLGAITNIILNSILIPNYGIIGSAWATLISQAVASVLANALNSKTRITFIMQCKAFIPFFFK, from the coding sequence ATGACCACTCTGAAGCATCCCCCTCCAGATTCTCCCCAAGAAGTTAAGCTCGGGCACGTAGAAAAGAAAAGAATAATAAAAAATGCGATCTGGCTTTTCTTGGATAAAATATTGCGAATGGGCGTTGGCGTTATTGTCAGTGTCTGGGTAGCGCGATATTTAGGTCCAGACCAGTATGGATGGTTCAGCTACTTACTTGCATTTCTTGCTTTATTCGGAACCATATCGTCACTTGGACTAAACGGGATAGTTGTTCGAGAAATCCTAGAGCATCGGGAAAAGCAGGAATTAATATTAGGAACAAGCTTATTATTGCAGCTAGCAACAGGTGTAATGGCACTTATCGCAATGGCATTCGTGATAATGCTATTAAGGCCAGAGGCTAAAGATCCCCTTTTAATTTCTGCTCTTCTTGGCTCTATACTTTTACTAAAAAGCACTGAAACCATAAAATTCTGGTTTGAAGCGAATCTCCAAGCAAAATACTTTGTAGCAGTAGAAAATGGCGCCTTCCTTATAATTTCCGCGTGCAAAGTATTAGCAATATACAACAACAGCAGCTTTATAGCCTTCATATATCTAACCCTAGCAGAAGCTGGATTAGTTTCATTCGGCCTTCTATTTATCTACAAAAGAGTTGGCGGGAACGTACTAAACTGGAGAGCAAACTTAAAAACTGCCCAATGGTTAATCCGTAATAGTTGGCCACTTGTTTTATCAAGCGTAACGATCATGATCTATATGAGAATTGATCAAATCATGATTGGACAACTGATTAGTGATGATGCTGTTGGCATGTTCACTGCTGCGGTTCGAATTAGCGAGGTTTGGTATTTCATTCCAACAGCAGTAGTAACATCTATCTTCCCATCCATATTAAAATCAAAAAAACGCAGCGAATCAGAATACCTGAAAAAACTCCAAGCCTTATATAACTACTTAACATCCATATCAATAGCCCTAGCTATAATAGTTTCATTTTCCTCCGAACTAATCATCACCAAAATTTACGGAAAAGAATATGCTGAAGCTGGCAAGGTTCTCAGCATTCATATATGGGCTGGAGTATTTGTATTTTCCGGAATCGCGAGCAGCAAATGGTTCATAATTGAGAACTTACAAAAATTTACCTTATCCCGAACCACGCTGGGAGCCATAACCAACATCATATTAAATAGCATATTAATTCCAAACTATGGAATTATTGGATCGGCATGGGCAACATTAATATCGCAAGCTGTAGCTAGTGTACTGGCGAATGCGCTAAATTCAAAAACCAGAATAACATTTATAATGCAATGCAAAGCATTTATTCCTTTTTTCTTTAAATAA
- a CDS encoding adenylyltransferase/cytidyltransferase family protein — translation MKKVILTYGTFDLFHVGHLNLLQRLKALGDCLIVGVSSDAFNESKGKKTIIKFEDRLKIVQSIKYVDMAISEDNWEQKISDIRNYNVSTFGIGDDWKGRFDHLNQYCDVVYLPRTDGISSTKLKNAIKTLDAEHIESLNQAFKLLSSIVVNFK, via the coding sequence ATGAAAAAAGTGATATTAACCTATGGAACCTTTGACCTATTTCACGTAGGCCATTTAAACCTCCTACAAAGACTGAAGGCATTGGGTGACTGCTTAATAGTAGGCGTCTCAAGTGATGCTTTTAACGAATCAAAGGGAAAAAAAACAATAATAAAATTTGAGGACAGGCTCAAAATAGTACAAAGTATAAAATATGTAGACATGGCAATAAGCGAGGACAACTGGGAGCAAAAAATAAGTGACATTCGCAATTACAACGTATCGACATTTGGAATAGGCGACGATTGGAAAGGAAGATTTGACCATCTAAATCAATACTGTGATGTTGTTTACTTACCCCGGACAGATGGAATTTCCAGCACTAAATTAAAGAACGCTATCAAAACATTAGATGCCGAGCACATAGAAAGCCTAAATCAAGCGTTTAAACTTCTCTCTTCAATTGTTGTCAATTTTAAATGA
- the rfaH gene encoding transcription/translation regulatory transformer protein RfaH translates to MQATTDKRWYLLQCKPRQDFRALENLENQGFECLLPTHQVERLRNGQWRRQEEALFPGYLFIELDTQQDNWMPVRSTRGVSQIVRFGENPLPVSNNIIDYLRQRNAPLEHELEPGDKVIINWAGTSGIEAIYLAKDGAQRVILLLKLLQREVQVSSPVQGLIRAS, encoded by the coding sequence ATGCAAGCAACAACGGATAAGCGCTGGTATCTGCTCCAGTGCAAGCCCAGGCAGGATTTTCGTGCACTCGAGAATCTGGAGAATCAGGGGTTCGAGTGTCTGTTACCGACACATCAAGTCGAGCGCTTGCGCAATGGCCAGTGGCGGCGTCAGGAGGAAGCATTATTCCCCGGTTACCTCTTCATCGAACTGGACACACAGCAGGACAACTGGATGCCAGTCCGCTCGACAAGAGGAGTCAGCCAAATCGTGCGATTTGGCGAAAATCCATTGCCGGTTTCAAACAACATCATCGATTACTTGCGGCAGAGAAATGCTCCCCTGGAGCATGAGCTTGAGCCAGGAGACAAGGTAATTATCAACTGGGCAGGGACCAGTGGTATCGAAGCCATTTACCTCGCCAAGGACGGAGCGCAACGGGTAATACTTTTGCTAAAGCTCCTTCAGCGCGAAGTGCAAGTGAGCTCTCCGGTTCAGGGTCTGATAAGAGCCAGTTAG